In Halorhabdus rudnickae, the following proteins share a genomic window:
- the glpK gene encoding glycerol kinase GlpK codes for MTDTYIGAIDQGTTGTRFMVFDHDGQVVANAYETHEQIYPEPGWVEHDPMEIWENTKQVVLEALEAESIDPEQLEGIGITNQRETTIIWDKENGRPIHNAIVWQDRRTTDRVEQLQDEDKVEWIRGKTGLEADAYFSATKTEWLLENAEPLKMQASRAQDVHDRAKAGELCMGTPDSWVIYNLTGNHITDVTNASRTMLYNIHDMEWDQELLEEFDVPEAMLPEVRPSSDENYYGYTDPDGFLGAEIPVAGALGDQQAALFGQTCFDEGDAKNTYGTGSFYLMNTGTEAVESEHGLLTTVGFQMSGEPVQYALEGSIFITGAAIEWLEDVDLINNAAQTADLASSVDSTDDVYMVPAFTGLGAPHWDGRARGTIVGMTRGTKKEHIVRATLESIAYQTRDVAEAMEADSGIETTTLRVDGGAVKNNFLTQLQSDIIQTDIARPEVDETTALGSAYAAGLAVGYWESVDKLRDNWQIDREFTPEIDAAEADKMYDRWDDAVERSLEWAQDEEE; via the coding sequence ATGACGGACACCTATATTGGCGCAATCGACCAGGGAACGACTGGCACTCGGTTCATGGTCTTCGACCACGATGGACAGGTCGTCGCGAATGCGTACGAAACACACGAACAGATTTACCCCGAGCCCGGCTGGGTCGAACACGATCCGATGGAGATTTGGGAGAATACGAAACAGGTTGTTCTTGAGGCGCTTGAAGCGGAGTCGATCGATCCAGAACAACTAGAAGGAATCGGCATTACGAACCAACGTGAGACGACGATTATTTGGGACAAAGAGAACGGGAGGCCCATCCATAATGCCATCGTCTGGCAGGATCGGCGGACGACCGACCGCGTCGAGCAGTTACAGGACGAAGACAAAGTCGAGTGGATCCGCGGGAAAACGGGACTCGAAGCTGACGCGTACTTCTCGGCGACGAAGACGGAGTGGCTCCTTGAGAACGCAGAACCCCTCAAGATGCAAGCGTCCCGTGCACAAGACGTACATGACCGGGCCAAAGCCGGGGAGTTGTGTATGGGGACCCCCGATAGCTGGGTCATCTACAATCTCACAGGGAACCACATCACGGACGTGACGAACGCGTCCCGGACCATGTTGTACAACATTCACGACATGGAGTGGGATCAGGAGCTCCTCGAGGAGTTCGACGTTCCCGAGGCCATGCTCCCGGAGGTCCGCCCATCCTCCGACGAGAACTACTACGGCTACACTGATCCGGACGGGTTCCTCGGTGCCGAAATCCCCGTCGCCGGGGCACTCGGTGACCAGCAAGCCGCGCTGTTCGGACAGACGTGTTTCGATGAGGGTGACGCAAAGAACACCTACGGAACTGGCTCGTTCTATCTGATGAACACCGGGACGGAAGCGGTCGAGTCCGAACACGGACTCCTGACCACGGTTGGCTTCCAGATGTCAGGCGAACCCGTCCAGTACGCGCTCGAAGGATCGATCTTTATCACCGGTGCCGCCATCGAGTGGCTCGAGGACGTGGATCTGATCAACAATGCTGCACAGACGGCAGATCTCGCGAGTTCAGTCGACTCGACAGACGACGTCTACATGGTGCCAGCCTTTACTGGACTCGGCGCCCCACACTGGGACGGCCGTGCACGCGGGACCATCGTCGGCATGACTCGCGGGACGAAAAAGGAACACATCGTTCGTGCGACCCTCGAGTCGATCGCGTATCAGACTCGGGACGTCGCCGAGGCGATGGAAGCCGACTCCGGCATCGAGACGACCACGCTACGCGTCGACGGCGGTGCCGTCAAGAACAACTTCCTGACCCAACTCCAGAGCGACATCATCCAAACCGACATCGCTCGTCCGGAGGTTGACGAGACGACGGCGCTTGGCTCGGCCTACGCCGCCGGGCTTGCCGTCGGCTACTGGGAAAGTGTGGACAAACTTCGGGACAACTGGCAGATCGACCGCGAGTTCACTCCCGAGATCGACGCGGCAGAGGCCGACAAAATGTATGACCGCTGGGACGACGCCGTTGAGCGCTCGCTCGAGTGGGCACAAGACGAGGAGGAGTAA
- the glpA gene encoding anaerobic glycerol-3-phosphate dehydrogenase subunit GlpA, whose protein sequence is MTTTSPHVLVIGGGSTGVGIARDAAMRGFEVTLVEKGNLTHGTTGRMHGLLHSGGRYAVSDQASARECIEENMILRDIATHCVEDTGGLFVKRPEDTEEYYQEKLTGLRECSIPATELSAEEARRKEPFLATDIDKAIEVPDGAIDPFRLCVANAISAQNHGARIETFSAVTDLLVENGEIVGAEITHESGEGRHVHGAEGTVEEIRVDHIVNAAGAWTGEIAAMADIDVEVRPSKGVMTIMNVRQVDTVINRCQPKGDADIVVPHETTAILGTTDEEVTDPADYPEEQWEVDLMIEELAKLVPILEDARTIRSFWGVRPLYEPPETGTDDPTDITREFFLLDHDERDNMPGMTTIVGGKFTTYRLMAEQLVDHLADRFGMETTCRTAEEPLPGSEDEGVIEDAMDDFGLRSPVAKRSAERLGSRTEDVLDTDEPNPVVCGCEAVTRAEVADAIEQSGTDLNAVRIRTRAGMGNCQGGFCSHRLANELHPEFDEGQARTALGELYQERWKGQRHALWGKQLSQAMITYAMHAMTMNRDRDPASDGESLDFGAFDSGPPTNAAEGLSGDGTAGVATDGGRGGGHGD, encoded by the coding sequence ATGACGACAACATCACCACATGTGCTCGTCATCGGTGGCGGCTCGACAGGGGTCGGGATCGCCCGGGACGCCGCGATGCGTGGGTTCGAGGTGACACTCGTCGAGAAGGGGAATCTAACCCACGGAACGACCGGGCGGATGCACGGCCTGCTTCACAGTGGCGGCCGGTATGCCGTCTCCGACCAGGCGAGCGCACGGGAGTGTATCGAGGAGAACATGATTCTCCGGGACATCGCCACCCACTGCGTCGAGGACACGGGTGGGTTGTTCGTCAAGCGCCCGGAAGACACCGAGGAGTACTACCAGGAGAAACTCACGGGACTGCGGGAATGTTCGATCCCAGCGACCGAACTCAGCGCCGAGGAGGCACGCCGAAAAGAGCCGTTCCTCGCGACGGATATCGACAAAGCGATCGAGGTTCCCGACGGGGCGATCGATCCGTTCCGGCTCTGCGTTGCTAACGCCATCAGTGCCCAGAACCACGGTGCTCGCATCGAGACGTTCTCGGCAGTGACTGACCTACTGGTCGAAAACGGCGAAATCGTCGGCGCTGAGATCACCCACGAGAGCGGTGAGGGCAGGCACGTCCACGGGGCCGAGGGGACTGTCGAGGAGATCCGGGTCGACCACATCGTCAACGCCGCGGGGGCTTGGACAGGCGAAATCGCCGCGATGGCTGACATCGACGTTGAGGTCCGCCCCTCGAAGGGAGTGATGACGATCATGAACGTCCGGCAGGTCGACACCGTGATCAATCGCTGTCAGCCCAAAGGAGACGCGGACATCGTCGTCCCCCATGAGACGACAGCGATTCTGGGGACAACCGACGAGGAGGTCACTGATCCGGCGGACTATCCCGAAGAGCAGTGGGAAGTCGACCTCATGATCGAGGAACTCGCGAAACTGGTACCGATCCTCGAAGACGCACGTACGATTCGCTCGTTCTGGGGCGTCCGGCCGCTCTATGAGCCACCCGAGACGGGCACCGACGACCCGACGGATATTACACGGGAGTTCTTCCTGCTCGATCACGACGAACGCGACAATATGCCGGGTATGACGACCATCGTCGGCGGAAAGTTCACGACCTACCGGCTGATGGCCGAGCAACTCGTCGATCACCTCGCCGACCGGTTCGGGATGGAGACAACCTGCCGGACCGCCGAAGAGCCCCTTCCGGGCAGCGAAGACGAGGGCGTCATCGAGGATGCCATGGACGACTTCGGCCTGCGCTCTCCGGTCGCCAAACGGAGCGCAGAGCGCCTGGGTTCCCGGACCGAAGACGTCCTCGACACAGACGAGCCGAACCCGGTCGTCTGTGGATGTGAAGCAGTCACGCGTGCGGAAGTCGCCGACGCCATCGAACAATCGGGGACAGATCTCAACGCCGTTCGGATCCGGACGCGGGCCGGGATGGGCAACTGCCAGGGCGGCTTTTGCAGTCACCGGTTGGCGAACGAACTCCACCCCGAATTCGACGAGGGACAAGCGCGCACTGCCCTCGGCGAACTCTATCAGGAGCGCTGGAAAGGCCAACGCCACGCCCTCTGGGGGAAACAGCTCTCTCAGGCGATGATCACCTACGCCATGCACGCGATGACGATGAACCGAGACCGCGATCCCGCCAGCGATGGCGAGTCGCTCGACTTCGGGGCGTTCGATTCCGGACCGCCGACCAACGCGGCCGAGGGCCTGTCTGGAGACGGCACAGCAGGCGTTGCCACCGACGGCGGCAGGGGGGGCGGCCATGGCGATTGA
- the glpB gene encoding glycerol-3-phosphate dehydrogenase subunit GlpB gives MAIDSDVLVIGGGIAGISTALAARQAGADVRLVSEAETTLHHASGLLDVLGYPPNTDSAGPVADPFDAIADLPDTHPYAIVGEQAVRDGLSMFDDVLGEAYRGDHTDVNALVSTHGGTVKPTARYPESVAAGLASDDRAMVLVDFERLTGFDAGVAADHLAAAGIPAETNAATVEFPVVVRDDAKVTRYAHLLDENPTVTTDSKNRPVRTALAEAIEPHVGDAERIGFPAVLGVDHPAEIRAELEDRLDAAIFEIPMGPPSVLGLRLEERLYAALDRAGADIEAGGGPIVDFDADGERISEIYMDRSGSEIPYAADQYVLATGDVAGGGIDSDREGVTEPIFGCHVPHPADRYEWFEETAFGDHAFAEFGVVPDETLRPVTETSDPEFSNLRAAGAVIGGYDYPAEKSASGVSIATGYTAGRRAAKEV, from the coding sequence ATGGCGATTGACTCGGACGTACTCGTGATCGGTGGCGGGATCGCCGGGATCTCGACGGCACTCGCAGCCCGCCAGGCAGGTGCGGATGTCCGACTCGTCAGCGAGGCCGAGACGACGCTCCATCACGCAAGCGGCCTGCTCGACGTCCTCGGGTACCCACCGAACACCGACAGTGCAGGACCGGTGGCCGATCCGTTCGACGCCATCGCGGACCTCCCAGACACCCACCCGTACGCAATCGTCGGCGAGCAGGCTGTCCGGGACGGCCTGTCGATGTTTGACGACGTACTCGGCGAGGCGTATCGAGGTGACCACACCGATGTGAACGCACTGGTTTCGACCCACGGCGGGACGGTCAAACCGACGGCACGGTATCCCGAAAGCGTGGCGGCGGGCCTCGCGAGCGACGACCGCGCAATGGTACTGGTCGACTTCGAACGCCTCACCGGATTCGACGCCGGTGTTGCCGCCGACCACCTCGCAGCCGCTGGCATTCCGGCTGAAACGAATGCGGCGACCGTCGAGTTCCCTGTTGTCGTACGGGACGACGCGAAAGTGACGCGCTACGCCCATCTACTCGACGAGAACCCGACAGTCACAACAGACAGCAAGAATCGCCCCGTCAGAACTGCCCTCGCTGAGGCGATCGAACCGCACGTCGGCGACGCCGAGCGGATCGGGTTTCCCGCCGTGCTGGGCGTCGATCACCCGGCGGAAATCAGGGCTGAACTGGAGGATCGTCTCGACGCGGCGATCTTCGAGATTCCGATGGGGCCACCAAGCGTTCTCGGACTCCGTCTCGAGGAGCGGCTCTACGCCGCCCTTGATCGGGCCGGGGCAGATATCGAGGCGGGTGGTGGTCCGATCGTGGACTTCGACGCCGACGGTGAACGGATCTCGGAGATATACATGGATCGATCCGGGAGCGAAATTCCCTACGCAGCAGACCAGTACGTCCTCGCAACGGGCGATGTGGCCGGTGGCGGCATCGACTCCGACCGGGAGGGCGTCACCGAGCCAATCTTTGGCTGTCACGTTCCCCATCCGGCGGATCGCTACGAGTGGTTCGAGGAGACAGCCTTCGGCGATCACGCCTTCGCCGAGTTCGGGGTAGTCCCCGACGAGACGCTTCGACCGGTCACTGAGACAAGCGATCCCGAGTTTTCGAATCTCCGGGCTGCAGGGGCTGTGATCGGCGGCTACGATTATCCGGCCGAGAAATCCGCGAGCGGTGTTTCGATCGCGACCGGCTACACTGCCGGTCGGCGTGCAGCGAAGGAGGTCTGA
- a CDS encoding anaerobic glycerol-3-phosphate dehydrogenase subunit C: MSDTESRDRREDEQRATEDAYEPREVFSTTTEMDLRSGADNCTKVGTCDAECPVAEVNDDFPGPQFQGPEQWRLSQKDEVEIDDSITECSNCLQCDSGCPSGVPFSEMHNTARAKYVLEEQPLSIKKIRNRILANYRTSAWLASKLPRTANFFMNNGAVRWLMEKTMKIPSEREFPEFATQTFREWWDERGGAQVHSEEKRVAYFHGCYSNYNTTEVAKAMVRVYESMGYEITVPKQKCSGTPMFANGRVDDARRHAKVNVEHLGNAIEEGYDIICTCSSCSLALRQEYPDLFDLDGIDELAAHTYDALEYLRIHEDIESELAGADADDFPDVAYHAPCHSRNQGLGRQAVELFEDVEGVTVTDVGDSCSGISGTYGWKSEKYETSMEIGEEMFEHMEEADGQAGMTECPTCSMQMEHGTGYEIHHPMQLLETALT, encoded by the coding sequence ATGAGTGACACTGAATCACGAGACCGTCGTGAGGATGAGCAGCGAGCCACAGAAGACGCCTACGAGCCACGGGAGGTCTTCTCCACGACAACGGAGATGGATCTTCGGTCCGGGGCCGACAACTGTACGAAAGTCGGAACCTGTGACGCCGAGTGTCCCGTCGCCGAAGTCAACGACGACTTCCCCGGCCCGCAGTTCCAGGGGCCCGAACAATGGCGACTCTCACAGAAGGACGAGGTCGAAATCGATGACTCGATCACCGAGTGTTCGAATTGTCTGCAGTGTGATAGCGGGTGTCCCTCCGGCGTGCCATTCAGCGAGATGCACAACACGGCACGAGCGAAGTACGTCCTGGAGGAACAACCGCTCTCGATCAAGAAGATCCGCAATCGGATTCTCGCAAACTACCGGACCTCGGCCTGGCTGGCCTCGAAGCTCCCACGGACGGCGAATTTCTTCATGAACAACGGGGCGGTCCGGTGGCTCATGGAGAAGACGATGAAGATCCCAAGCGAACGCGAATTTCCGGAGTTTGCCACCCAGACGTTCAGAGAGTGGTGGGACGAACGGGGCGGCGCACAAGTTCACAGCGAGGAGAAACGCGTCGCGTACTTCCACGGTTGCTATTCGAACTACAACACGACCGAGGTCGCGAAAGCGATGGTCCGGGTCTACGAATCGATGGGCTACGAGATCACCGTTCCAAAACAGAAGTGCTCGGGGACACCGATGTTTGCCAACGGCCGGGTCGACGACGCGCGTCGTCACGCGAAGGTCAACGTCGAGCATCTCGGCAACGCCATCGAAGAAGGCTACGACATCATCTGCACCTGTTCGTCATGTTCGCTCGCCCTCCGCCAGGAGTACCCCGATCTCTTCGACCTCGACGGGATCGACGAACTCGCCGCCCACACCTACGACGCCTTGGAGTACCTTCGTATCCACGAGGATATTGAATCTGAACTCGCAGGGGCTGACGCCGACGATTTCCCCGACGTCGCCTACCACGCGCCGTGTCACTCCCGCAATCAGGGCCTCGGACGACAGGCCGTCGAACTGTTCGAAGACGTCGAAGGAGTCACTGTGACCGACGTCGGCGATTCCTGTTCGGGAATCTCGGGCACCTACGGCTGGAAATCCGAGAAGTACGAGACCTCGATGGAAATCGGCGAAGAGATGTTCGAACACATGGAGGAGGCCGACGGCCAGGCCGGCATGACCGAGTGCCCCACCTGCTCGATGCAGATGGAACACGGGACGGGCTACGAGATCCACCATCCGATGCAGCTACTGGAGACGGCACTCACGTGA
- a CDS encoding universal stress protein, with product MTLETVMLAVGPKDSDRAEELAETVVEVTGPASASVVLTHVFTPGEFDQAAQRLDFGSGSNADPDEVAKRHATIRTIGDVLEDAGIEYRVRGRVGDHATEIVDLGREIDADRIVVGGRKRSPSGKAVFGSVAQDIMLEASCPVTFVKAQD from the coding sequence ATGACGCTAGAAACCGTCATGCTGGCCGTGGGACCGAAAGACAGCGATCGCGCCGAGGAACTTGCCGAAACAGTCGTCGAAGTCACTGGGCCCGCTAGCGCGTCGGTCGTCCTCACTCACGTATTCACCCCCGGGGAGTTCGATCAGGCGGCACAGAGGCTGGACTTCGGCAGCGGGTCTAACGCAGATCCAGACGAGGTCGCCAAACGCCACGCCACGATCCGGACGATCGGTGACGTTCTTGAGGATGCCGGGATTGAGTACCGGGTCCGTGGGCGGGTTGGGGACCACGCCACCGAGATCGTCGATCTCGGTCGAGAGATCGATGCCGACCGGATCGTCGTCGGCGGTCGAAAACGTTCACCGAGCGGCAAGGCCGTCTTCGGGAGCGTCGCCCAAGACATCATGCTCGAAGCTTCCTGTCCGGTGACGTTTGTCAAGGCACAGGATTGA
- the ppc gene encoding phosphoenolpyruvate carboxylase: MTLHGRELTQDVRELGELLGVVIEEQNSEDAFEVVETIRNNAIGYRRGEEDSRDPIHDELDRLSPEMQDVVARAFTTYFELVNLAEERERVREIREGVQSGELSETVEEAVETLSAEGADPDTVEEILEDVMIEPTFTAHPTEARRKTIKAKLWSVGKIIQDLDQIRLTDRDERRLKRELRAEVTSLWQTPQVRDRRPDVTDETLNIQWYLENSLFDIISEVYDELEHALEETYDSEVDVPKLYEFRSWAGSDRDGNPYVTPEVTHETLDRQRSVVLELYRDELKRLSGVLSQDIDNLALGEPFAENLEAHKEQLPGVANEVEERYPDEPYRQKLKLMRESVLRVDDVRSGAYDDDGELLADLEIIAESLRANNADEIVQAHVDPLIRKVETFGFSLANLDLRDHREKHTNALIETLDREGIDYESMDEDERVEFLTEAILQDEPVIDIGEAEGLSEDSQKVLTLFSEAAHWQREYGVDAIDTYAISWFEEASHALEVLFLGDQAGIVDLPGYCGFDIVPLFESEYALTRVREMLGTLFENEAYSQALDARNNTQEILLGYSDSSKENGYLAANWELYRNQKRMANICADFDVNLRLFHGRGGSISRGGVPMHEAMLALPNQTVNGQIKFTEQGEAIAEKYANPDVAERNLEQMLNAQVLARYNAMQNPVEDIPEEWIEAFETAAEHARAEYRDLLETDGFVEYFEQATPITVIENLNMGSRPASRSEDRSVEDLRAIPWVFSWTQARCIVPGWYSVATGIQGYLDDGGDMETLQEMYEEWPYFGTILDHAGMTLAKSDMEIATQYADLADDDVRERIFPRIRNEYEESVSLLREISGRETLLNRPWLEENLQRRNPYVDPLNLLQTRLLAQSHLTETERRTLRLTVHGIAAGMKNTG, translated from the coding sequence ATGACTTTACACGGCAGAGAACTAACCCAGGATGTCCGCGAACTGGGGGAACTGCTGGGGGTCGTCATCGAGGAGCAAAACTCCGAGGACGCGTTCGAGGTCGTCGAGACGATCAGGAACAACGCGATCGGTTACCGGCGCGGTGAGGAGGATTCTCGGGATCCGATCCACGACGAACTCGATCGGCTGTCTCCGGAGATGCAAGACGTCGTCGCTCGCGCGTTCACTACCTACTTCGAACTCGTTAACCTGGCCGAAGAACGCGAACGCGTCCGCGAGATCAGAGAGGGAGTTCAGAGCGGTGAGCTTTCCGAGACTGTCGAGGAAGCCGTCGAGACCCTTTCTGCTGAGGGGGCCGATCCTGACACCGTCGAGGAGATTCTCGAGGACGTCATGATCGAGCCGACGTTCACGGCCCATCCGACGGAAGCGCGGCGCAAGACCATTAAGGCCAAGCTCTGGTCGGTCGGGAAGATTATTCAGGATCTCGATCAGATCCGTCTCACGGACCGGGACGAGCGTCGGCTGAAGCGCGAGCTGCGGGCGGAAGTGACGAGCCTCTGGCAGACGCCACAGGTCCGGGATCGCCGTCCCGACGTGACTGACGAGACGCTGAATATCCAGTGGTACCTCGAGAACAGCCTGTTCGACATCATCAGTGAAGTCTACGACGAACTCGAGCACGCTCTTGAGGAAACCTACGACAGTGAAGTCGACGTGCCGAAACTGTACGAGTTCCGGTCGTGGGCAGGCAGCGACCGTGACGGCAATCCCTACGTCACGCCCGAGGTCACGCACGAGACCCTCGACCGCCAGCGTAGCGTCGTCCTCGAACTGTATCGGGACGAACTCAAACGACTCTCCGGTGTGTTGAGTCAGGATATCGACAATCTGGCTCTCGGTGAGCCCTTCGCCGAGAATCTCGAGGCGCACAAAGAACAGCTTCCGGGCGTCGCCAACGAGGTCGAGGAGCGCTACCCCGACGAGCCCTACCGGCAGAAACTGAAGCTGATGCGCGAAAGCGTCCTTCGCGTCGATGACGTCCGATCTGGCGCGTACGACGACGACGGTGAGCTTCTTGCCGATCTGGAGATCATCGCCGAGAGTCTCCGGGCAAACAACGCGGACGAAATCGTCCAAGCCCACGTTGACCCGCTCATCCGCAAAGTCGAGACGTTCGGTTTCTCGCTGGCGAATCTCGACCTGCGAGATCACCGCGAGAAACACACGAACGCGTTGATCGAGACCTTAGATCGGGAGGGCATCGACTACGAGTCGATGGACGAGGACGAACGCGTCGAATTCCTGACTGAAGCAATTCTCCAGGACGAACCCGTCATCGACATCGGTGAGGCCGAAGGGCTCTCGGAGGATTCACAGAAGGTTCTGACGCTGTTCTCCGAGGCCGCCCACTGGCAGCGTGAGTACGGCGTCGACGCCATCGACACCTACGCGATCAGCTGGTTCGAAGAGGCCTCTCATGCTCTGGAAGTCCTCTTCCTGGGCGATCAGGCCGGTATCGTCGACTTGCCCGGCTACTGTGGGTTCGACATCGTCCCGCTGTTCGAAAGTGAGTACGCCCTCACGCGTGTCCGGGAGATGCTGGGGACACTCTTCGAGAACGAGGCTTACAGCCAGGCCTTAGACGCCCGGAACAACACCCAGGAGATCCTGCTCGGGTATTCGGACTCCTCGAAGGAGAATGGCTACCTCGCGGCCAACTGGGAACTGTACCGCAATCAAAAGCGCATGGCGAACATCTGCGCGGATTTCGACGTCAACCTTCGTCTGTTCCACGGCCGCGGTGGCTCGATCTCTCGGGGCGGCGTGCCGATGCACGAGGCGATGCTTGCACTGCCCAACCAAACCGTCAACGGCCAGATCAAGTTTACCGAGCAGGGCGAGGCGATCGCCGAGAAGTACGCCAACCCCGATGTCGCCGAGCGTAACTTAGAGCAGATGCTCAACGCACAGGTCCTGGCGCGGTACAACGCCATGCAGAACCCCGTCGAGGACATTCCCGAGGAGTGGATTGAGGCTTTCGAGACGGCGGCCGAGCACGCCCGCGCGGAGTACCGTGATCTCCTGGAGACTGACGGGTTCGTCGAGTACTTCGAGCAGGCGACGCCGATCACAGTCATCGAGAACCTCAACATGGGTTCGCGGCCGGCCTCCCGAAGTGAAGACCGTTCTGTCGAGGACCTGCGGGCCATCCCGTGGGTATTCTCCTGGACCCAGGCTCGCTGTATCGTCCCTGGCTGGTACTCCGTCGCGACGGGCATCCAGGGGTACCTCGACGACGGCGGCGACATGGAGACCCTACAGGAGATGTACGAGGAGTGGCCGTACTTCGGGACGATTCTCGACCACGCCGGGATGACTCTGGCCAAGTCCGACATGGAGATCGCGACCCAGTACGCCGATCTGGCTGACGACGACGTTCGCGAGCGCATCTTCCCGCGAATCCGCAACGAATACGAGGAGTCCGTCTCCCTCCTGCGAGAGATTTCCGGGCGTGAGACCCTGCTCAACCGGCCCTGGTTAGAAGAGAACCTCCAGCGCCGGAACCCGTACGTCGATCCCCTGAACCTGCTGCAGACCCGCTTGCTCGCTCAATCTCACCTTACCGAGACCGAACGCCGGACGCTGCGACTGACCGTCCACGGCATCGCGGCCGGCATGAAGAATACGGGATGA
- a CDS encoding pyruvate ferredoxin oxidoreductase subunit gamma — MDEIRIHGRGGQGSVTLAQLLAQAAHEEGTWAQAFPAFGVERRGAPVEAFARFDEEKITDRSQVDEPDYVIVQDTSLLEYVDVTDGLNEDGLVLVNTGADPEELDLETDAEVVTVDATDIALEHLGKPIMNTALLGAFAGATGLLGQESMEAVITQKFSGEIGEQNVAATNDAYTEVSA; from the coding sequence ATGGACGAAATACGCATTCACGGTCGTGGTGGCCAGGGTTCGGTGACGCTGGCACAGCTGTTAGCACAGGCGGCCCACGAGGAAGGTACGTGGGCACAGGCGTTCCCGGCGTTCGGCGTCGAGCGTCGTGGCGCGCCCGTCGAGGCGTTCGCGCGCTTCGACGAGGAGAAAATTACGGATCGCAGCCAGGTCGACGAACCGGACTACGTGATCGTCCAGGACACGAGTCTGCTGGAGTACGTCGATGTGACTGATGGCCTCAACGAGGATGGCCTCGTCTTGGTCAACACGGGTGCCGATCCCGAGGAACTCGACCTGGAGACCGACGCCGAAGTCGTCACCGTCGATGCGACGGACATCGCCCTGGAGCACCTCGGGAAACCAATCATGAACACCGCGCTACTGGGTGCGTTCGCGGGTGCGACGGGCCTGCTGGGACAGGAGAGCATGGAAGCAGTCATCACCCAGAAGTTCTCGGGTGAGATCGGCGAGCAGAACGTCGCCGCAACCAACGACGCGTACACGGAGGTATCAGCATGA
- a CDS encoding 4Fe-4S binding protein produces MSQSDDPYENLKITTGAVAEANTSRVNKTGSWRQFKPVINVDACIACGQCDTYCPDQAAKPVEGEDYYGFDLDYCKGCGICEEVCPTDAIDMIREEK; encoded by the coding sequence ATGAGCCAGTCAGACGACCCATACGAGAATCTCAAGATCACGACCGGTGCCGTCGCCGAAGCGAACACGTCCCGCGTGAACAAGACCGGTTCGTGGCGGCAGTTCAAGCCAGTCATCAATGTCGACGCCTGTATCGCCTGCGGGCAGTGTGATACGTATTGTCCGGACCAGGCGGCCAAGCCGGTCGAGGGCGAGGACTACTACGGCTTCGACCTCGACTACTGCAAGGGCTGTGGCATCTGTGAGGAGGTTTGCCCGACCGACGCGATCGACATGATCCGGGAGGAGAAGTAA